In Scomber japonicus isolate fScoJap1 chromosome 7, fScoJap1.pri, whole genome shotgun sequence, one genomic interval encodes:
- the tie1 gene encoding tyrosine-protein kinase receptor Tie-1 isoform X1 — MRITNIMKIVWVCVLCFIDLSDAVIDLIMTAEVSSANHFKISCIHGERSPGQLTIKRDNEIFRLPNNPTFQLHFPKEKEVVARDFREHENIGIFYCKCTQEVHPPETVTMINNVGGANFAPTDLTITVNSGETVHLSMQLLNYEKRDVTWKYNGNYYYMTHWNDMINRTAVLTLENTVSSNQGIYSASYVGNSPLHGAWMRLIVRDCPSKKWGPSCENDCPECLNGGVCHDKDGDCICPPGFMGTRCETACREGMFGRNCQESCGSKMNCKGLRFCLPDPYGCSCASGWFGKHCDSACHNDKYGPDCKLSCKCQNGGVCSRFSGCQCPTGWRGQNCEKSDRAPQILDLDNNLEWNLNSSPKIYCSATGNPLPSHNGIELRKLDSTVLKASHTVMDANKSTAVFEIDRLNAQQGGLWECRVSTNGGQDSRKFNLTIKEPPVPTTAPKLMEKRSKQLLVMPVDSYRGDGPIISTKLLYKPVKNEVSWSSIIVYSDKEPITLMNLKPSTRYRVCVQLSRPGEGGEGLPGPEAIMETDCPEPTVQPKIDISSVEGRNATVRWGLPANSGINASTASGFLVQLFGPPPDNKKLQEKTTLLTVLSTKFHNLKCQQDYKVVVHIINCGSQGPPSNPYHFDINSQGPSSPRNVQALPLSMSAIQVRWQPPEDPNGGIKKYIIEYQPVGQGNPHPWVDIDDGNKTTKDVTALNGSTLYQFRVRAVSKVQGEWSKFVQATTQGDGFQGLTPTTQGVARRPNGDSYQLLVAVVGSVTVTCVTILLALLALFFIRKTLLNRRRTFTYQSGSGEETILQFNSGTLTLTRRPKPTPEPLTYPILEWEDIKFEDVIGEGNFGQVIKAMIKKDGSKMSAAIKMLKEFASENDHRDFAGELEVLCKLGQHPNIINLIGACENRGYLYIAIEYAPYGNLLDFLRKSRVLETDPAFAKEHGTASTLTSQQLLQFAVDVATGMHYLSDKQFIHRDLAARNVLVGDNLVAKIADFGLSRGEEVYVKKTMAEDINLLLYSQGRLPVRWMAIESLNYSVYTTKSDVWSFGVLLWEIVSLGGTPYCGMTCAELYEKLPQGYRMEKPKNCDDEVYELMRQCWRDRPYERPPFSQISVQLNRMQEARKAYVNMALFENFTYAGIDATAEEA, encoded by the exons ATGAGGATTACAAATATCATGAAgattgtgtgggtgtgtgttttgtgcttcaTTGATTTATCAG ATGCTGTAATCGATTTGATCATGACAGCAGAGGTCAGCAGTGCCAATCACTTCAAAATCTCTTGTATCCATGGTGAGCGCAGCCCTGGCCAGCTTACTATCAAGAGAGACAACGAAATCTTCAGACTCCCCAACAACCCAACTTTTCAACTTCATTTTCCCAAGGAAAAGGAGGTGGTTGCAAGAGACTTCCGAGAACATGAGAATATTGGTATCTTTTACTGTAAATGCACTCAAGAAGTTCATCCACCTGAGACGGTCACAATGATCAACAATGTTGGGGGAG CAAATTTTGCCCCAACTGACCTGACAATAACTGTCAACTCAGGAGAGACAGTTCACCTCAGCATGCAGCTCCTGAACTACGAAAAAAGGGATGTGACCTGGAAGTACAATG GAAATTACTACTACATGACTCACTGGAATGATATGATCAACCGCACTGCTGTGCTCACATTAGAGAATACAGTTTCTAGCAATCAAGGCATCTACAGTGCCAGCTACGTGGGGAACAGCCCTCTCCACGGAGCTTGGATGAGGCTAATCGTCCGAG ACTGTCCCAGTAAGAAGTGGGGTCCTAGCTGTGAAAATGACTGTCCGGAGTGTCTCAATGGTGGAGTGTGTCATGATAAGGATGGAGACTGTATCTGCCCTCCTGGATTCATGGGAACACGCTGTGAGACCG CCTGCAGAGAAGGAATGTTTGGCCGAAACTGCCAGGAGTCATGTGGCTCCAAGATGAACTGCAAGGGGCTTCGCTTCTGCCTACCAGACCCTTATGGCTGCTCATGCGCCAGCGGCTGGTTTGGGAAACACTGTGATAGTG CCTGCCACAATGACAAATACGGACCCGACTGCAAGCTGAGTTGTAAATGCCAGAATGGAGGTGTTTGTAGCCGCTTTAGTGGATGCCAGTGTCCCACAGGGTGGAGAGGGCAGAACTGTGAGAAATCTG ACCGGGCTCCCCAGATCTTGGACTTGGATAATAATTTGGAATGGAATCTGAACTCCAGTCCCAAGATCTATTGTTCAGCCACAGGCAACCCCCTGCCCAGCCATAACGGCATTGAGCTGCGAAAGTTGGACAGCACTGTGCTCAAG GCCTCTCACACTGTCATGGATGCAAATAAGAGTACGGCAGTATTTGAGATTGATCGCCTGAATGCTCAACAAGGAGGACTATGGGAGTGCAGGGTGTCCACTAACGGAGGCCAGGACTCCCGCAAGTTCAACCTCACCATTAAAG AACCACCAGTGCCCACTACTGCCCCCAAACTCATGGAAAAGAGGAGTAAGCAGCTGCTGGTGATGCCGGTGGACTCTTACCGAGGAGACGGTCCCATTATCTCCACCAAGCTCCTCTACAAGCCTGTGAAGAATGAAGTCTCTTGGTCCTCCATCATAG TCTACAGTGACAAAGAACCCATCACTCTGATGAACCTGAAGCCTTCAACACGCTACCGTGTTTGTGTCCAACTGAGTCGTCctggggaaggaggagaggggctCCCGGGGCCAGAGGCCATCATGGAGACAGATTGTCCTG AGCCCACAGTTCAACCTAAGATTGACATCAGCTCGGTGGAAGGCCGCAATGCCACTGTACGTTGGGGACTGCCTGCCAACAGTGGCATTAATGCCAGCACAGCCAGTGGCTTTTTAGTGCAGCTCTTCGGGCCACCACCCGACAATAAGAAACTACAGGAGAAGACCACCCTGCTCACTGTGCTTTCCACAAAGTTTCACAACCTGAAGTGTCAACAAGACTACAAAGTGGTGGTGCACATCATCAACTGCGGCAGCCAGGGGCCTCCTTCCAATCCCTACCACTTCGACATCAACAGCCAGG GCCCATCATCCCCACGCAATGTCCAGGCCCTGCCTCTGTCCATGTCAGCCATCCAGGTGAGGTGGCAGCCCCCTGAGGATCCCAATGGAGgcataaaaaaatacatcatagAGTACCAGCCAGTTGGCCAGGGGAACCCTCACCCTTGGGTGGACATAGATGATGGAAACAAGACTACTAAAGATGTGACAGCTCTCAACGGCAGCACCCTCTACCAATTCAGAGTGAGGGCAGTCTCTAAAGTGCAAGGAGAGTGGAGCAAATTTGTTCAGGCAACGACACAAGGGGATG GCTTTCAGGGTTTAACACCGACCACCCAGGGTGTGGCTAGGAGGCCTAATGGGGACAGTTACCAGCTGTTGGTGGCAGTGGTCGGATCAGTGACAGTCACCTGTGTGACTATCTTGTTGGCACTGCTGGCTCTTTTCTTCATCCGCAAGACGCTGCTCAATCGTCGGCGCACATTCACCTACCAGTCTGGATCG GGTGAAGAAACCATTCTGCAGTTTAACTCTGGAACTCTGACCCTGACCCGGAGGCCCAAGCCCACCCCAGAGCCCCTCACCTATCCAATCCTGGAGTGGGAGGACATTAAGTTTGAGGATGTCATCGGAGAGGGCAATTTTGGACAG GTCATCAAAGCCATGATCAAGAAGGATGGCAGCAAGATGAGTGCTGCCATAAAGATGCTGAAAG AGTTTGCCTCAGAGAATGACCACCGAGACTTTGCAGGGGAGCTGGAGGTGCTGTGTAAACTAGGCCAGCATCCCAACATTATCAACCTGATCGGGGCTTGTGAGAACAGAG gTTACCTGTACATAGCCATAGAATATGCTCCCTATGGTAACCTTCTTGACTTCTTAAGGAAGAGCCGTGTCTTGGAGACCGACCCTGCTTTTGCCAAGGAACATGGCACTGCGTCCACCCTCACCTCCCAACAGCTGCTGCAGTTTGCTGTGGATGTGGCAACTGGGATGCACTACCTCAGTGACAAACAG TTCATCCACAGAGATTTGGCTGCCAGGAATGTTCTCGTAGGCGACAACCTTGTGGCAAAGATAGCAGATTTCGGCCTGTCACGTGGTGAGGAAGTTTATGTTAAGAAGACAATG GCAGAAGACATCAATCTGTTGCTTTACTCTCAGGGGAGGCTGCCTGTACGCTGGATGGCCATTGAGTCCCTGAACTACAGTGTGTACACAACCAAGAGCGATGT GTGGTCTTTCGGGGTTCTCCTCTGGGAGATTGTAAGCTTAG gtggcACTCCATACTGTGGGATGACATGCGCCGAGCTTTATGAAAAACTGCCACAAGGCTACAGGATGGAGAAACCCAAAAACTGTGATGATGAGGT TTATGAGTTGATGAGGCAGTGCTGGAGGGATCGGCCATATGAGAGGCCCCCCTTCTCCCAAATCTCTGTCCAGCTCAACAGGATGCAGGAGGCCAGGAAG GCTTACGTGAACATGGCTCTCTTTGAGAATTTTACCTACGCTGGGATAGACGCCACAGCCGAGGAGGCCTGA